One genomic segment of Pseudomonas chlororaphis subsp. aurantiaca includes these proteins:
- a CDS encoding electron transfer flavoprotein subunit beta/FixA family protein, producing MKVLVAVKRVVDYNVKVRVKADNSGVDLANVKMSMNPFCEIAVEEAVRLKEKGVATEIVVVSIGPATAQEQLRTALALGADRAILVESADELNSLAVAKLLKAVVDKEQPQLVILGKQAIDSDNNQTGQMLAALSGYAQGTFASKVEVSGDKVAVTREIDGGLQTVSLNLPAIVTTDLRLNEPRYASLPNIMKAKKKPLEVLTPDALGVSTASTNKTLKVEAPAARSAGIKVKSVAELVEKLKNEAKVI from the coding sequence ATGAAGGTTCTTGTAGCTGTCAAACGCGTTGTCGATTACAACGTCAAGGTTCGCGTCAAGGCGGACAATTCCGGCGTCGACCTCGCCAACGTCAAGATGTCGATGAACCCTTTCTGCGAAATCGCAGTGGAAGAAGCCGTACGCCTGAAAGAAAAAGGCGTGGCGACTGAAATCGTCGTCGTCTCCATCGGTCCCGCTACTGCTCAAGAGCAACTGCGTACCGCCCTGGCGCTGGGTGCCGATCGCGCCATCCTCGTCGAATCCGCTGATGAACTGAACTCCCTGGCCGTGGCCAAGCTGCTCAAGGCTGTGGTCGACAAGGAGCAGCCTCAGTTGGTGATCCTTGGCAAGCAAGCCATCGACAGCGACAATAACCAGACCGGCCAGATGCTGGCTGCCCTGAGCGGTTACGCTCAAGGCACCTTCGCCTCCAAGGTCGAAGTGTCGGGCGACAAGGTTGCCGTGACCCGTGAAATCGACGGCGGCCTGCAAACCGTTTCGCTGAACCTGCCGGCGATCGTCACCACCGACCTGCGTTTGAACGAGCCGCGCTACGCGTCCCTGCCAAACATCATGAAAGCCAAGAAGAAGCCGCTTGAAGTGCTGACTCCTGATGCTTTGGGCGTTTCCACCGCCTCTACCAACAAGACCCTGAAAGTCGAAGCGCCGGCTGCACGCAGCGCGGGTATCAAGGTCAAGTCGGTCGCTGAACTGGTCGAGAAACTGAAAAACGAAGCGAAGGTAATCTAA